A genomic segment from Acidimicrobiales bacterium encodes:
- a CDS encoding SGNH/GDSL hydrolase family protein gives MTSGSHRWFARLAPVGGLVVAAVLVVRGHLWLALAMAALVFALLQARLVSPRFRGWFEATATRAAHLVAHVVGTGLSWFLLSVVFVAIVVPVWVLTVPFHRRRFGRPRGVKGDGWITRGSAVSSPPSHRTFGPERGFGGSAGTPTEARAPATDEPARDNPPSAPVRPPRWSGRRHRVLVGFGVVLALLVADLALGAVLSATGVREGPRGDTRRQVEQAVSATMAAPPLADEPWVEEYRQALIDYQLGGGTYTPFLVRGPRAFTSESLNTTEDERLSYTPAAGEGEPLRVAFFGGSVMFGVGQRDEHTIPSEVARLAEEEGIALEVDNYGLPGWVSWQEVQYLERLLARGDQYDLIVFYDGFNELLVQGTGYSPDPTHLGADVMDRFASDYHAEHEEDPGLWDGASELATAYRRNSGIALLLGEAVPDPTASQGGLRRATATPEEQADAAIDIYGRAIALANALGDAHDTPVRFFWQPAKAGWPDELIDRLPDGVIDVSHALDGREDEVYIDEVHTDEVGARIMAEALWAEIGPELEALSDDAER, from the coding sequence GTGACGAGCGGATCGCACCGCTGGTTCGCCCGCCTCGCCCCGGTGGGCGGGCTGGTGGTCGCAGCGGTCCTGGTCGTCCGTGGCCACCTCTGGCTGGCCCTCGCGATGGCGGCCCTGGTGTTCGCTCTCCTCCAGGCGCGCCTCGTCTCGCCCCGCTTCCGGGGCTGGTTCGAGGCCACGGCGACGCGCGCCGCGCACCTGGTGGCCCACGTGGTCGGCACGGGATTGTCCTGGTTCCTGCTGTCCGTGGTGTTCGTGGCGATCGTCGTCCCCGTCTGGGTGCTCACCGTCCCGTTCCACCGCCGCCGGTTCGGCCGACCGCGTGGCGTGAAGGGCGACGGCTGGATCACCCGCGGGTCCGCGGTGTCGTCCCCGCCGTCGCACCGGACGTTCGGACCGGAGCGGGGCTTCGGAGGCTCGGCCGGCACGCCGACGGAGGCGCGTGCCCCCGCGACCGACGAGCCCGCCCGTGACAACCCCCCTTCCGCCCCTGTCCGTCCGCCACGCTGGTCCGGGAGACGCCACCGCGTGCTCGTGGGCTTCGGCGTCGTGCTCGCCCTGCTCGTGGCCGACCTGGCCCTCGGCGCGGTGCTCTCGGCCACCGGTGTGCGTGAGGGACCCCGGGGCGACACCCGCCGCCAGGTCGAGCAGGCCGTCTCGGCCACCATGGCAGCCCCTCCCCTCGCCGACGAGCCGTGGGTCGAGGAGTACCGCCAGGCGCTGATCGACTACCAGCTCGGCGGCGGCACCTACACGCCCTTCCTCGTGCGAGGACCGCGAGCTTTCACCAGCGAGTCGTTGAACACGACCGAGGACGAGCGCTTGTCCTACACACCTGCCGCCGGCGAGGGCGAGCCCCTGCGGGTGGCGTTCTTCGGCGGGTCGGTCATGTTCGGGGTCGGCCAGCGCGACGAGCACACCATCCCCTCGGAGGTCGCCCGCCTCGCCGAGGAGGAGGGCATCGCGCTCGAGGTCGACAACTACGGGCTGCCCGGCTGGGTGAGCTGGCAGGAGGTGCAGTACCTCGAGCGCCTCCTCGCCCGTGGCGACCAGTACGACCTGATCGTCTTCTACGACGGCTTCAACGAGCTGTTGGTGCAGGGCACCGGCTACTCCCCCGACCCGACCCACCTCGGCGCCGACGTGATGGACCGGTTCGCTTCGGACTACCACGCCGAGCACGAGGAGGACCCGGGCCTCTGGGACGGTGCCTCCGAGCTCGCCACGGCCTACCGGCGCAACAGCGGGATCGCCCTCCTGCTGGGCGAGGCCGTCCCCGACCCGACCGCCTCGCAGGGCGGGCTGCGACGCGCCACCGCCACCCCCGAGGAGCAGGCGGATGCCGCGATCGACATCTACGGACGGGCCATCGCCTTGGCGAACGCCCTCGGCGACGCACACGACACCCCCGTCCGCTTCTTCTGGCAACCGGCGAAGGCGGGATGGCCCGACGAGCTCATCGACCGCCTCCCGGACGGCGTCATCGACGTCTCCCATGCGCTCGACGGCCGGGAGGACGAGGTCTACATCGACGAGGTGCACACCGACGAGGTGGGAGCCCGGATCATGGCCGAGGCGCTGTGGGCCGAGATCGGGCCCGAGCTCGAGGCGCTCTCAGATGACGCCGAGCGCTGA
- a CDS encoding aspartate aminotransferase family protein, with translation MTPDEFRRRGYEVVDWIARYLEGVEDRPVLSQVAPGEVRSQLPEHPPEHPEPFEAVMADVERVILPGVTHWQSPNFFAYFPANSSGPSVLGDLLSSGLGVQGMLWATSPACTELETVVLDWVIDLLDLPDRFRSTGAGGGVIQDSASSATLCAVIAARHRAAPDGDLTGLVAYTSNQAHSSVEKGVRVAGLPASALRTIDVDESFAMRPDALAAAVEADLAAGLRPFFVCATVGTTSSTALDPVPAIADVCERHGLWLHVDAAMSGSAAVVPELRFVNDGLERVDSYCFDPHKWLFTNFDCDCFYVADRSALVGALSVLPEYLRNAASEAGAVVDYRDWHVPLGRRFRALKLWMVIRHYGAEGLRHHLRRHVELTRELVGWIDADDRFELAAPVPLNLVCFRHVGGDEVNQRVLDACNASGALHLTHTRLDGHLTLRLCVGQTTTERRHVEAAWQRIAGLA, from the coding sequence ATGACGCCCGACGAGTTCCGCCGGCGGGGCTACGAGGTCGTGGACTGGATCGCCCGCTACCTGGAGGGAGTCGAGGACCGACCGGTGCTGTCGCAGGTGGCGCCGGGCGAGGTCCGGTCGCAGCTGCCCGAGCACCCGCCCGAGCACCCGGAGCCCTTCGAGGCGGTCATGGCCGACGTCGAGCGGGTCATCCTCCCCGGGGTCACGCACTGGCAGTCCCCCAACTTCTTCGCCTACTTCCCGGCCAACTCGTCGGGCCCGTCGGTGCTCGGCGACCTGCTCTCGTCGGGCCTCGGCGTGCAGGGGATGCTCTGGGCCACCAGCCCGGCCTGCACCGAGCTCGAGACCGTCGTGCTCGACTGGGTCATCGATCTGCTCGATCTGCCCGACCGCTTCCGCTCGACCGGTGCGGGGGGAGGCGTGATCCAGGACTCGGCGTCGAGCGCCACCCTCTGCGCCGTCATCGCCGCCCGTCACCGGGCGGCCCCCGACGGCGACCTGACCGGCCTGGTGGCCTACACCTCGAACCAGGCCCACTCGTCGGTCGAGAAGGGCGTGCGGGTCGCCGGGCTGCCCGCGTCCGCCCTGCGCACCATCGACGTCGACGAGTCGTTCGCGATGCGCCCCGACGCCCTCGCCGCCGCGGTCGAGGCCGACCTGGCCGCCGGACTTCGGCCATTCTTCGTGTGCGCCACCGTGGGCACGACGTCGTCGACGGCGCTCGACCCGGTGCCGGCCATCGCCGACGTGTGCGAGCGCCACGGCCTCTGGCTCCATGTGGACGCGGCCATGAGCGGATCCGCAGCGGTGGTGCCCGAGCTGCGCTTCGTGAACGACGGCCTCGAGCGGGTCGACAGCTACTGCTTCGACCCCCACAAATGGCTGTTCACCAACTTCGACTGCGACTGCTTCTACGTGGCCGACCGCTCGGCCCTCGTCGGGGCGCTTTCGGTGCTGCCCGAGTACCTGCGCAACGCCGCCTCCGAGGCGGGCGCGGTCGTCGACTACCGCGACTGGCACGTGCCCCTGGGCCGGCGCTTCCGCGCCCTGAAGCTCTGGATGGTCATCCGCCACTACGGCGCCGAGGGCCTGCGCCACCACCTCCGGCGCCACGTCGAGCTCACCCGCGAGCTGGTGGGCTGGATCGACGCCGACGACCGCTTCGAACTGGCTGCCCCCGTGCCCCTGAACCTCGTGTGTTTCCGCCACGTCGGCGGGGACGAGGTCAACCAGCGCGTCCTCGACGCCTGCAACGCATCGGGGGCCCTCCACCTCACCCACACCCGGCTCGACGGACACCTCACCCTGCGCCTGTGCGTCGGCCAGACCACCACCGAGCGCCGCCACGTCGAGGCCGCCTGGCAGCGCATCGCCGGTCTGGCCTGA
- a CDS encoding SGNH/GDSL hydrolase family protein gives MAVIGTGVAAEMATSSAFGAEDKADGRAGDRPRAALGPGTLAVIATTLALAVALSARRPVLGGAIIVVAAGWAQLVVLRPRLARRTVTFVLAAPRAVALAAARVALTMVFVVLVVPGWILGLLFRSPPLGTTRRQRDSRWRTRAPNDPRAARRAHTARATGDPPPATRARPTSPGRRRQARRRSLPRPRPALVASFVLGLLAVDVLAGALLSGTGLLPPADRGDLVTQKREAAAETMAMPNVVDEPWAASFGESLADFQLVTPTYVPFIVAAPHPFRSPHLNVEDGARRSYRPSPSPGATPLRVAFFGGSTTFGIGQRDEHTVPSEVARLAEEDGVTLEVHNYGFPAWVSWQEQAYFERLLAAGREFDLAVFYDGYNEFLAQRTEYSTDPTHFGASSLQSLATRFHEEHETAPGFLGGPRELLDAYRRSSGLWRTADHLFGTAPAPSWQAHLSDESEEEQRAAALSVYRRSLDLIRPLARTHRVPVRFFWQPTSTGWSPAVLTGLPNDVVDISDALDGRQDEVYISDVHTNEIGARMVAEAMWAELAPMLTEMADVAPPR, from the coding sequence ATGGCCGTCATCGGTACTGGGGTCGCGGCCGAAATGGCGACGTCGAGTGCGTTCGGGGCGGAGGACAAAGCCGACGGACGGGCGGGTGACCGGCCGCGCGCCGCGCTCGGCCCTGGGACCTTGGCGGTCATCGCCACGACCCTCGCGCTGGCCGTGGCCCTGTCCGCTCGTCGGCCCGTCCTCGGCGGGGCGATCATCGTGGTCGCGGCGGGTTGGGCACAGCTCGTGGTTCTCCGCCCCCGCCTCGCCCGACGAACCGTCACCTTCGTCCTGGCCGCACCACGAGCAGTGGCGCTGGCCGCAGCGCGGGTCGCGTTGACCATGGTCTTCGTGGTCCTGGTGGTCCCCGGCTGGATCCTCGGCCTGCTCTTTCGGAGCCCGCCCCTCGGAACCACCCGGCGCCAACGCGACAGCCGGTGGCGCACCCGGGCACCCAACGACCCGAGGGCGGCCCGCCGTGCCCACACAGCAAGAGCGACCGGCGACCCTCCCCCGGCCACCCGGGCTCGGCCGACCTCGCCGGGTCGCCGGCGCCAGGCTCGGCGACGGAGTCTGCCGCGACCCCGACCGGCCCTCGTCGCCTCCTTCGTCCTGGGACTCCTTGCCGTCGACGTCCTCGCCGGCGCCCTGCTCTCGGGGACCGGGCTCCTCCCTCCCGCCGACCGTGGGGATCTCGTGACCCAGAAGCGGGAGGCGGCGGCCGAGACGATGGCCATGCCCAACGTCGTCGACGAGCCCTGGGCCGCGAGCTTCGGTGAGTCCCTCGCCGACTTCCAGCTCGTAACACCCACGTACGTCCCCTTCATCGTCGCCGCACCTCACCCTTTCCGGAGCCCTCACCTCAACGTGGAGGACGGGGCGCGGCGGTCCTACCGGCCCTCACCATCACCTGGCGCGACCCCGCTCCGGGTGGCGTTCTTCGGTGGGTCCACGACCTTCGGCATCGGACAGCGCGACGAGCACACCGTCCCCTCGGAGGTGGCTCGCCTCGCCGAGGAGGACGGCGTCACCCTCGAGGTGCACAACTACGGCTTCCCGGCATGGGTCTCCTGGCAGGAGCAGGCCTACTTCGAACGTCTCCTCGCCGCAGGGCGTGAGTTCGATCTGGCGGTGTTCTACGACGGGTACAACGAGTTCCTGGCGCAGCGCACCGAGTACTCCACCGATCCCACGCACTTCGGCGCCAGCAGCCTCCAGTCCCTCGCCACCCGCTTCCACGAGGAACACGAGACCGCCCCCGGCTTCCTCGGAGGACCGCGGGAGCTCCTCGACGCCTACCGCCGCAGCAGTGGGCTCTGGCGGACGGCGGACCACCTCTTCGGCACGGCACCGGCACCGTCGTGGCAAGCCCACCTGAGCGATGAGAGCGAAGAAGAGCAACGGGCCGCCGCCCTGTCGGTCTACCGCCGGTCCCTGGACCTGATCCGACCACTCGCCCGGACGCACCGCGTACCCGTCCGCTTCTTCTGGCAGCCGACCTCCACGGGGTGGAGCCCCGCGGTCCTCACCGGCCTGCCGAACGACGTCGTCGACATCTCCGACGCACTGGACGGACGTCAGGACGAGGTCTACATCAGCGACGTCCACACCAACGAGATCGGCGCCCGGATGGTGGCGGAGGCCATGTGGGCCGAGTTGGCCCCGATGCTGACGGAGATGGCAGACGTGGCTCCGCCCCGCTGA
- a CDS encoding SRPBCC family protein — protein MDSETAEIEIDASPSETWAVVGDFGGLIWMPGIDECTVDGDVRTISMMGMEIKEQLKGRDEDARSIAYAIVDGPVPLDSHLATITVHDGADGGSRVTWQVDVEPEGAAMFKDIYQGALGALKDKLEG, from the coding sequence ATGGATTCGGAGACTGCAGAGATCGAGATCGACGCTTCGCCCTCGGAGACGTGGGCGGTCGTGGGGGACTTCGGGGGGCTGATCTGGATGCCCGGGATCGACGAGTGCACCGTCGACGGCGACGTCCGGACGATCTCGATGATGGGCATGGAGATCAAGGAGCAGCTGAAGGGCCGTGACGAGGACGCCCGCTCCATCGCCTACGCCATCGTCGACGGCCCCGTGCCGCTCGACAGCCACCTCGCCACCATCACCGTGCACGACGGCGCCGACGGCGGCTCCCGGGTGACCTGGCAGGTCGACGTGGAGCCCGAGGGCGCCGCCATGTTCAAGGACATCTACCAGGGAGCGCTCGGCGCCCTGAAGGACAAGCTCGAGGGCTAG
- the groES gene encoding co-chaperone GroES yields the protein MNLQPLDDRIVVKPGESEETTASGLVIPDTAKEKPQQGEVLAVGPGKRSDQTGELIPMDVSVGDTVVYSKYGGTEISSGGQDLLILSARDVLAIVK from the coding sequence ATGAACCTCCAGCCCCTCGACGACCGCATCGTCGTCAAGCCCGGCGAGTCCGAGGAGACCACCGCCAGCGGCCTGGTCATCCCCGACACCGCCAAGGAGAAGCCCCAGCAGGGCGAAGTCCTCGCCGTCGGCCCCGGCAAGCGCTCCGATCAGACCGGCGAGCTCATCCCCATGGACGTGAGCGTCGGTGACACCGTCGTCTACAGCAAGTACGGCGGCACCGAGATCTCCTCGGGCGGCCAGGATCTCCTGATCCTCTCGGCCCGCGACGTCCTCGCGATCGTCAAGTAG
- a CDS encoding two pore domain potassium channel family protein — translation MGRAQDPAKPPKLVDSYGLLLVVILAQFVLIPFLDDNKWGATIQGFLMAAVLLLALRISHVTPRTHRLALGAVTLALLGLAGNALAGVTDSEAFSSLLLGVLVVVTPVVILRRIFQHLVISGQTVLGAICAYLLFGMAFAFVYHAMWDIDPSVFGGNLGESPQFGLLYFSYVTLATLGYGDIVPVGQLARSFAMIESLVGQIFLVTLVAALVGNLGRVRHQTGRLLARSEEEAVEEVQQAESEDGGVPPDEVP, via the coding sequence GTGGGGCGTGCACAGGATCCGGCCAAGCCGCCGAAGCTGGTCGACAGCTATGGGCTGTTGCTCGTGGTCATCCTCGCCCAGTTCGTCCTGATCCCCTTCCTCGACGACAACAAGTGGGGGGCCACCATCCAGGGGTTCCTGATGGCGGCGGTGCTGCTCCTGGCCCTGCGCATCTCCCACGTGACGCCCCGCACCCACCGGCTCGCCCTCGGCGCCGTCACCCTGGCCCTGCTCGGCCTGGCCGGTAACGCGTTGGCCGGGGTCACCGACAGCGAGGCCTTCTCGAGCCTGCTCCTCGGCGTCCTCGTGGTCGTGACCCCGGTGGTGATCCTGCGCCGCATCTTCCAGCACCTGGTGATCAGCGGCCAGACCGTGCTGGGCGCCATCTGCGCCTACCTGCTGTTCGGCATGGCCTTCGCGTTCGTCTACCACGCGATGTGGGACATCGATCCCAGCGTGTTCGGGGGGAACCTCGGGGAGAGTCCCCAGTTCGGGCTGCTCTACTTCAGCTACGTCACCCTGGCCACCCTCGGCTACGGCGACATCGTGCCCGTGGGCCAGCTGGCGCGGTCGTTCGCCATGATCGAGTCGCTGGTCGGCCAGATCTTCCTGGTGACCCTCGTGGCCGCGCTGGTCGGCAACCTCGGGCGGGTCCGCCACCAGACCGGCCGCCTCCTCGCCCGTTCCGAGGAGGAAGCGGTCGAGGAGGTCCAGCAGGCCGAATCCGAGGACGGCGGCGTGCCGCCCGACGAGGTGCCCTAG
- the groL gene encoding chaperonin GroEL (60 kDa chaperone family; promotes refolding of misfolded polypeptides especially under stressful conditions; forms two stacked rings of heptamers to form a barrel-shaped 14mer; ends can be capped by GroES; misfolded proteins enter the barrel where they are refolded when GroES binds), whose amino-acid sequence MSKILKFDEDARRGLEAGVNKLADAVKVTLGPKGRNVVLDKKFGAPTITNDGVSIAREVELEDPFENMGAQLVKEVATKTNDIAGDGTTTATVLAQAMVKEGLRNVAAGANPMSLKKGIEKAVAAAVESLADQAKEIDEKSEIAQVAAISAADPAIGKVIADAIDKVGKDGVVTVEESNTFGMDLDFTEGMQFDKGYLSPYFVTDAERQEAVLEDPYILFMNGKIGSVQDLLPVLEKVMQSGKQLLIVAEDVEGEALATLVVNKIRGTFHAAAVKAPGFGERRKAMLQDMAVLTGGQVISEEIGLKLDNTTLDLLGRARKVVITKDTTTIVEGAGDKADVDGRIAQIRREIEESDSDWDREKLQERLAKLAGGVAVVQVGAATEVELKEKKHRIEDALSATRAAIEEGVVAGGGTALLRTRESVEKVVKKLKDDESTGAKMVLVSLDAPARLIAENAGHEGSVVVRQTSGEIGPIGFNAATGEFEDLIKAGVIDPAKVTRAALQNAASIAAMLLTTEALVADKPEEESAMPAMPGGGMGGMGGMGGMM is encoded by the coding sequence ATGTCGAAGATCCTGAAGTTCGACGAGGACGCCCGCCGCGGCCTCGAGGCCGGCGTGAACAAGCTGGCCGACGCGGTGAAGGTGACCCTCGGCCCCAAGGGCCGCAACGTGGTGCTGGACAAGAAGTTCGGCGCCCCCACCATCACCAACGACGGCGTCTCCATCGCCCGTGAGGTGGAGCTCGAGGACCCCTTCGAGAACATGGGTGCCCAGCTCGTGAAGGAGGTGGCCACCAAGACCAACGACATCGCGGGTGACGGCACCACCACCGCCACCGTGCTGGCCCAGGCCATGGTCAAGGAGGGCCTCCGCAACGTGGCCGCCGGCGCCAACCCGATGAGCCTCAAGAAGGGCATCGAGAAGGCCGTCGCCGCCGCCGTCGAGTCCCTGGCCGACCAGGCCAAGGAGATCGACGAGAAGTCGGAGATCGCCCAGGTCGCCGCCATCTCGGCCGCCGACCCGGCCATCGGCAAGGTCATCGCCGACGCCATCGACAAGGTGGGCAAGGACGGCGTGGTCACCGTCGAGGAGTCGAACACCTTCGGCATGGACCTCGACTTCACCGAGGGCATGCAGTTCGACAAGGGCTACCTGTCGCCGTACTTCGTCACCGACGCCGAGCGCCAGGAAGCGGTCCTCGAGGACCCGTACATCCTGTTCATGAACGGCAAGATCGGTTCGGTCCAGGACCTGCTGCCCGTCCTCGAGAAGGTCATGCAGAGCGGCAAGCAGCTGCTCATCGTGGCCGAGGACGTCGAGGGCGAGGCCCTCGCCACCCTGGTGGTCAACAAGATCCGCGGCACGTTCCACGCCGCCGCGGTCAAGGCCCCCGGCTTCGGCGAGCGCCGCAAGGCGATGCTCCAGGACATGGCGGTGCTCACCGGCGGTCAGGTCATCTCCGAGGAGATCGGCCTCAAGCTGGACAACACCACCCTCGACCTGCTCGGTCGGGCCCGCAAGGTCGTCATCACCAAGGACACCACCACCATCGTGGAAGGTGCCGGCGACAAGGCGGACGTCGACGGTCGCATCGCGCAGATCCGGCGTGAGATCGAGGAGAGCGACTCCGACTGGGACCGCGAGAAGCTCCAGGAGCGCCTCGCCAAGCTGGCCGGCGGCGTCGCCGTCGTCCAGGTCGGTGCCGCCACCGAGGTGGAGCTCAAGGAGAAGAAGCACCGCATCGAAGACGCCCTGTCGGCCACCCGGGCCGCCATCGAGGAGGGTGTGGTCGCCGGCGGCGGCACCGCCCTGCTCCGCACCCGGGAGTCGGTGGAGAAGGTGGTCAAGAAGCTGAAGGACGACGAGTCGACCGGCGCCAAGATGGTGCTCGTCAGTCTCGACGCCCCGGCCCGCCTGATCGCCGAGAACGCCGGCCACGAAGGTTCCGTCGTCGTCCGTCAGACCTCGGGCGAGATCGGCCCCATCGGGTTCAACGCCGCCACCGGCGAGTTCGAGGACCTGATCAAGGCCGGCGTCATCGACCCCGCCAAGGTGACCCGTGCAGCGCTGCAGAACGCGGCGTCGATCGCGGCCATGCTCCTGACCACCGAGGCCCTCGTCGCCGACAAGCCCGAGGAAGAGTCGGCCATGCCGGCGATGCCGGGCGGCGGCATGGGCGGCATGGGCGGAATGGGGGGCATGATGTGA
- a CDS encoding glycosyltransferase family 39 protein, protein MSAALGERLAAAVAVTLGLLFLTEWALLRRSRRARRSQRTHRVRPAVAVAAAAASAASAASAGARSSTHRAHATGVRAAGAVRRRRPGGGRRAVFVAAIVVGFAVRLVWVVWATRTPTGLRDPAEYLRIAVGFSEGDMPTFGGGGGPSAFWPPGYPAVLSPFVWLARQTGWASTAFVASLVNVAAGTATVALAGVLADRWLGRAARNTAAWLVALCPALVYWTSTAHTETAFTPLFLGALSMASIAAARPSTRRWVAVGALVAAAFLVRSPGVIALAAPALAVRGTRGSWRGALRPTLIVVGVAAACLVPWTIRNGVQVGFWSPASTNNAGAVCFGHHDEAPALWEPEKLSQEIQDDCYGTSPYAERRFATLYGLSGSAAEAMPVDTDEVAWYRDATGRGVRWAVTHPVEEAELSARKVWETWSSEGRVVDGARNFEDPGWAGHWHGPLEAVADWWGWLVGAGAVAGLALVPACRRASVVWVPIALYTLAIAGGVVDPHYRYPVVPLVAVLAAGALVHLWPGADPLPGVAVGEHGRSSERTAP, encoded by the coding sequence ATGTCCGCGGCCCTCGGCGAGCGGCTCGCGGCGGCGGTGGCGGTGACCCTCGGCCTGCTCTTCCTCACGGAGTGGGCCCTGCTCCGCCGTTCCCGGCGGGCCCGACGATCACAGCGCACGCACCGCGTCCGGCCTGCGGTCGCGGTCGCGGCTGCGGCGGCTTCGGCGGCTTCGGCGGCTTCGGCGGGGGCCCGCTCCTCGACCCACCGTGCGCACGCAACCGGCGTCCGTGCCGCCGGCGCCGTGCGCCGCCGACGACCGGGCGGGGGCCGACGAGCGGTCTTCGTCGCCGCGATCGTCGTGGGGTTCGCCGTGCGCCTGGTCTGGGTGGTGTGGGCGACCCGCACGCCGACCGGGCTGCGAGACCCTGCCGAGTACCTCCGCATCGCGGTCGGGTTCTCCGAGGGCGACATGCCCACGTTCGGCGGAGGTGGAGGCCCCAGCGCCTTCTGGCCACCCGGCTATCCCGCTGTCCTCTCGCCCTTCGTGTGGCTGGCCCGCCAGACCGGCTGGGCCAGCACGGCCTTCGTGGCCTCGCTCGTCAACGTGGCGGCGGGCACGGCCACCGTCGCGCTCGCCGGCGTCCTCGCCGACCGCTGGCTCGGCCGAGCGGCACGCAACACCGCCGCGTGGCTGGTCGCGCTGTGCCCCGCGCTCGTCTACTGGACGTCCACGGCCCACACCGAGACGGCCTTCACCCCTCTGTTCCTCGGCGCGCTCTCGATGGCCTCGATCGCCGCGGCCCGGCCATCGACCCGCCGATGGGTGGCGGTCGGCGCACTCGTGGCCGCGGCCTTCCTCGTCCGCAGCCCCGGCGTCATCGCGCTCGCCGCGCCCGCATTGGCCGTCCGCGGCACGCGGGGCTCGTGGCGCGGTGCGCTGCGGCCGACGCTGATCGTGGTGGGGGTCGCGGCGGCCTGCCTCGTCCCCTGGACCATCCGCAACGGCGTGCAGGTCGGCTTCTGGTCCCCGGCCTCGACCAACAACGCGGGGGCAGTGTGCTTCGGCCACCACGACGAGGCGCCGGCCCTGTGGGAGCCCGAGAAGCTCAGCCAGGAGATCCAGGACGACTGCTACGGCACCTCGCCCTACGCCGAGCGCCGCTTCGCCACGCTCTACGGCCTCTCGGGGTCGGCCGCGGAGGCGATGCCCGTCGACACCGACGAGGTCGCGTGGTACCGGGATGCCACCGGCCGCGGCGTCCGCTGGGCCGTCACCCACCCCGTGGAGGAGGCCGAGCTCAGCGCCCGCAAGGTCTGGGAGACGTGGAGCAGCGAGGGCCGGGTGGTGGACGGCGCCCGCAACTTCGAGGATCCGGGCTGGGCGGGCCACTGGCACGGGCCCCTCGAGGCGGTCGCCGACTGGTGGGGGTGGCTCGTGGGCGCGGGGGCCGTGGCCGGACTGGCCCTCGTCCCGGCCTGCCGTCGGGCCTCGGTCGTCTGGGTGCCCATCGCCCTCTACACCCTCGCCATCGCCGGCGGCGTCGTCGATCCCCACTACCGCTACCCGGTCGTCCCCTTGGTCGCAGTGCTGGCCGCCGGCGCGCTGGTCCACCTCTGGCCCGGCGCCGACCCCCTCCCGGGGGTTGCGGTGGGCGAACATGGACGGTCCAGCGAGAGGACGGCCCCCTGA
- a CDS encoding CoA pyrophosphatase produces MPGARGGSQVIPRPADVQPGGPAPWAGLAPDERRVPLGTVVEAVERLGEPRPITGGAPPGARPSAVLVPLYEDAGETVVVLTRRAQHLRAHKGEVSFPGGRQEPGEVPTETALREAEEETALPPATVEVIGELDPLATFSSQSLIVPVVGRLAGRPELVAQEAEVEAILHVPLSELLHDDAYREELWRFPQGYHPLYFFEIPGDTVWGATARLLHQLLSVVTGTGR; encoded by the coding sequence ATGCCGGGCGCTCGGGGCGGATCGCAGGTCATCCCCCGCCCGGCCGACGTACAGCCCGGCGGGCCCGCCCCGTGGGCGGGTCTGGCGCCGGACGAGCGCCGCGTCCCCCTCGGAACCGTGGTCGAGGCGGTGGAGCGCCTCGGCGAGCCGCGTCCCATCACCGGCGGCGCACCCCCGGGGGCGCGACCGTCGGCCGTGCTCGTCCCTCTTTACGAGGACGCGGGCGAGACGGTGGTGGTGCTCACTCGCCGTGCCCAGCACCTGCGCGCGCACAAGGGCGAGGTGAGCTTCCCGGGTGGTCGCCAGGAGCCCGGCGAGGTGCCGACGGAGACCGCACTGCGCGAAGCCGAGGAGGAGACCGCCCTGCCCCCGGCCACCGTCGAGGTGATCGGCGAACTCGACCCCCTCGCCACTTTCTCGAGCCAGTCCCTCATCGTGCCCGTGGTGGGACGACTCGCCGGGCGTCCCGAGCTCGTGGCCCAGGAGGCCGAGGTCGAGGCCATCCTCCACGTACCGCTTTCCGAGCTGCTGCACGACGACGCCTACCGGGAGGAGCTCTGGCGCTTTCCCCAGGGGTACCACCCGCTCTACTTCTTCGAGATCCCGGGGGACACCGTCTGGGGCGCCACCGCGCGGTTGTTGCACCAGTTGCTCTCGGTCGTCACGGGGACGGGACGATGA